A genome region from Paracoccus stylophorae includes the following:
- a CDS encoding F0F1 ATP synthase subunit B yields the protein MKRLAAIALLSLSAGPAVAATGPFFSLHNTNFIVLLAFLLFCGIIVYYKVPTILGGMLDKRAEGIRKDLDEARRLREEAQEIYASYERRQRDVKTQADEIVANAKREAEAQAAKAQDDLKISIERRLKGAEEQIASAEKDAVRAVRDRAVRTAIAAASEILAAQVQAGKRSAGIDDAIEEVSRRLN from the coding sequence ATGAAACGACTGGCTGCCATCGCGCTGCTTTCGCTGAGCGCCGGACCCGCCGTCGCGGCCACCGGTCCGTTCTTCTCGCTGCACAACACGAACTTCATCGTGCTGCTGGCCTTCCTGCTGTTCTGCGGCATCATCGTCTATTACAAGGTTCCGACGATCCTGGGCGGGATGCTGGACAAGCGCGCCGAGGGCATCCGCAAGGATCTGGACGAGGCACGGCGCCTGCGCGAGGAAGCGCAAGAAATTTATGCCAGCTATGAACGCCGCCAGCGCGACGTGAAGACGCAGGCCGACGAGATCGTCGCCAACGCCAAGCGCGAGGCCGAGGCGCAGGCCGCCAAGGCGCAGGACGATCTGAAAATCTCGATCGAGCGTCGGTTGAAGGGCGCCGAGGAACAGATCGCCAGCGCCGAGAAGGATGCCGTGCGCGCCGTGCGCGACCGCGCCGTGCGGACGGCCATCGCCGCCGCGTCGGAAATCCTGGCAGCGCAGGTGCAGGCCGGCAAGCGTTCGGCAGGGATCGACGATGCCATCGAAGAAGTATCGCGCCGGCTGAACTGA
- a CDS encoding F0F1 ATP synthase subunit B': MFSLLQEAATTAVEHTEDAAVAAQHGETVAPGAESATGMPQLDFATFPNQIFWLIVALGVLYWILSRIALPRIAAVISDRQGAITGDLMAAEEFKQKAKEAEAAYEQALVDARGEAQKIVAANRAEIQKDLDAAIARADAEIAARTAESEKRIAEIRDSAAADAREVAREVTAELVRTFGGNVDQAAVDQSVDKRIKGAVQ, encoded by the coding sequence ATGTTCAGCCTGTTGCAAGAGGCCGCGACCACCGCGGTCGAACACACCGAAGACGCCGCAGTCGCGGCGCAGCACGGCGAGACGGTTGCGCCGGGTGCCGAAAGCGCCACGGGCATGCCGCAGCTTGATTTCGCGACGTTCCCGAACCAGATCTTCTGGCTGATCGTTGCGCTGGGGGTTCTGTACTGGATCCTGTCGCGCATCGCGCTGCCCCGGATCGCCGCCGTCATTTCCGACCGTCAGGGCGCGATCACCGGCGATCTGATGGCCGCCGAGGAATTCAAGCAGAAGGCCAAGGAGGCCGAGGCCGCCTATGAACAGGCGCTGGTCGACGCGCGTGGCGAGGCGCAGAAGATCGTCGCCGCCAACCGGGCCGAGATCCAGAAGGATCTGGACGCCGCCATCGCCAGGGCCGACGCGGAAATCGCCGCCCGCACCGCCGAATCGGAAAAGCGCATCGCAGAGATCCGCGATTCCGCCGCCGCCGACGCGCGCGAGGTCGCCCGCGAGGTAACGGCCGAGCTGGTTCGCACGTTCGGTGGCAATGTCGATCAGGCTGCGGTCGATCAGTCCGTGGACAAACGCATCAAGGGGGCCGTGCAATGA
- a CDS encoding F0F1 ATP synthase subunit C, protein MEGNIAELGQYIGAGLAAIGSGAAAVGVGNVAGNFLSGALRNPSAAAGQTATLFIGIAFAEALGIFAFLVALLLMFAV, encoded by the coding sequence ATGGAAGGTAATATCGCCGAACTGGGTCAGTATATCGGTGCCGGTCTGGCTGCCATCGGCTCGGGCGCTGCCGCCGTCGGTGTGGGCAATGTCGCCGGGAACTTCCTGTCGGGTGCCCTGCGCAACCCGTCGGCCGCCGCCGGCCAGACCGCCACGCTGTTCATCGGCATCGCCTTCGCGGAAGCCCTGGGGATCTTCGCGTTCCTCGTCGCGCTTCTGCTGATGTTCGCGGTCTGA
- a CDS encoding F0F1 ATP synthase subunit A, with the protein MEESTGLSFHPMDQFMVKPLFGQGEVHWYTPTNVTLWMFIAVLAIAALLVAGTRGRAIVPSRVQSIAELAYGMIHKMVEDVVGRDGLKYFPYIMTLFMFIVFSNMLGLIPMAFTTTSHIAVTGVLALAVFISVTVLGFVKNGTDFLGLFWVTSAPLVLRPVLAVIEVISYFVRPVSHSIRLAGNMMAGHAVIKVFAGFSAIALISPVSVLAVTAMYGLEVLVAFIQAYVFTILTCVYLKDALHPAH; encoded by the coding sequence ATGGAAGAATCAACCGGCCTGTCCTTCCACCCGATGGATCAGTTCATGGTCAAGCCGTTGTTCGGTCAGGGCGAGGTTCACTGGTATACCCCCACCAACGTGACGCTGTGGATGTTCATCGCCGTGCTGGCGATCGCCGCGCTGCTGGTGGCCGGAACCCGCGGTCGCGCCATCGTGCCCAGCCGCGTGCAATCCATCGCCGAACTGGCCTATGGCATGATCCACAAGATGGTCGAGGATGTCGTCGGCCGCGACGGGCTGAAATACTTTCCCTACATCATGACGCTGTTCATGTTCATCGTGTTCTCGAACATGCTGGGCCTGATCCCGATGGCGTTCACCACCACCTCGCATATCGCGGTGACGGGCGTCCTGGCGCTGGCGGTGTTTATCAGCGTGACCGTGCTGGGCTTCGTCAAGAACGGCACCGATTTCCTGGGCCTGTTCTGGGTCACCTCGGCGCCCCTGGTGCTGCGTCCGGTTCTGGCCGTGATCGAGGTGATCTCGTATTTCGTGCGCCCGGTCAGCCACTCCATTCGTCTTGCCGGCAACATGATGGCCGGCCACGCCGTCATCAAGGTCTTCGCCGGGTTCTCGGCAATCGCGCTGATCAGCCCCGTCTCGGTGCTGGCCGTCACTGCGATGTACGGGCTTGAGGTGCTGGTCGCCTTCATCCAGGCCTATGTCTTCACCATCCTGACCTGCGTCTATCTGAAGGACGCGCTGCATCCGGCCCACTGA
- a CDS encoding AtpZ/AtpI family protein, translated as MAEGPRNGSEGRDDAARLRDLESRLSELSPKPKAKGQMASYDQAHVAWRMVIEIVAGIGIGFGIGIGLDRLFGTTPFLMILFIFFGFAAGIKVMMRTAAELGRTPDPASGTDERD; from the coding sequence ATGGCCGAAGGGCCCCGGAATGGCAGCGAGGGTCGCGACGATGCGGCGCGGCTGCGCGATCTGGAAAGCCGGCTGTCCGAATTGTCACCCAAGCCGAAGGCCAAGGGCCAGATGGCAAGCTATGACCAGGCGCATGTCGCCTGGCGCATGGTGATCGAGATCGTGGCCGGCATCGGGATCGGCTTCGGCATCGGTATCGGGTTGGATCGTCTGTTCGGCACCACGCCGTTCCTGATGATCCTGTTCATTTTCTTCGGCTTCGCGGCCGGCATCAAGGTGATGATGCGCACCGCGGCCGAACTTGGCAGGACCCCCGACCCGGCGTCGGGAACGGATGAGAGGGATTGA
- a CDS encoding ArsR/SmtB family transcription factor, with the protein MAAPFPERLDLIFAALADPTRRQLLSMLLEDDMAVSDVAQPFRMSLAAISKHLAVLAAAGLIRQERRGRITWCMLDPEGMRLASVWMQGFGQFDPVDLDAFERFLDNEMREWAQE; encoded by the coding sequence ATGGCCGCGCCCTTTCCTGAACGGCTGGACCTGATTTTCGCCGCGCTGGCCGACCCCACGCGGCGGCAATTGCTGTCGATGCTGCTGGAGGACGACATGGCAGTCAGCGACGTGGCCCAGCCCTTTCGGATGAGCCTTGCGGCCATCTCGAAACATCTTGCGGTGCTTGCGGCGGCCGGGCTGATCCGGCAGGAACGCAGGGGCCGGATCACCTGGTGCATGCTGGACCCCGAGGGGATGCGCCTGGCCTCGGTCTGGATGCAGGGTTTCGGGCAGTTCGATCCCGTCGATCTGGACGCGTTCGAGCGGTTTCTGGACAACGAGATGCGGGAATGGGCCCAGGAATGA
- a CDS encoding PfkB family carbohydrate kinase — protein sequence MTTTTRPDILCIGAMLWDVIGRAPRRMAPGADIAGRIRHIPGGVALNVAVAMARWGLSPAVLSAVGRDPEGQALVAEAGRLGVLTGWLTRDTGLPTDCYMAVEDSQGLIAAIADANSLERAGESILSPLSADLAGWTGPVVLDGNLTEDLLAAIAVDPRLAQADLRVVPASPGKAERLEPLIAARRGCFYLNRLEAEILAGRACPDAATAAEAVVARGAARVLVTDGPDPAAEAVANGPTLTARPPTVSVARVTGAGDCFLAAHLAAALSNQPRQTALRQAVEASAAHVSGKDVP from the coding sequence ATGACGACGACGACGCGCCCCGATATCCTGTGCATCGGCGCGATGCTGTGGGACGTGATCGGCCGCGCCCCGCGACGCATGGCGCCGGGCGCCGACATCGCCGGCCGCATCCGCCACATTCCCGGCGGCGTGGCGCTGAATGTCGCGGTCGCGATGGCGCGGTGGGGGCTTTCGCCGGCGGTGCTGTCTGCCGTGGGCCGCGATCCCGAAGGCCAGGCCCTTGTCGCCGAGGCCGGGCGTCTGGGCGTGCTGACCGGCTGGCTGACCCGCGACACCGGCCTGCCCACCGACTGCTATATGGCCGTCGAGGACAGTCAGGGCCTGATCGCGGCCATCGCCGATGCCAACAGCCTTGAACGGGCGGGCGAGTCCATCCTGTCGCCGCTGTCGGCCGATCTGGCCGGCTGGACCGGCCCGGTCGTGCTGGACGGCAACCTGACCGAGGATCTGCTGGCCGCCATCGCCGTCGATCCGCGTCTGGCGCAGGCCGATCTGCGCGTCGTGCCGGCCAGCCCCGGCAAGGCCGAGCGGCTGGAGCCGCTGATCGCGGCGCGGCGCGGCTGTTTCTATCTCAACCGGCTTGAGGCCGAGATCCTGGCCGGCCGGGCCTGCCCCGATGCCGCGACCGCGGCCGAAGCGGTGGTGGCGCGCGGCGCGGCCCGCGTGCTGGTCACCGACGGGCCTGACCCGGCGGCCGAGGCGGTGGCGAACGGTCCGACCCTGACCGCCCGGCCGCCGACGGTCAGCGTCGCGCGCGTGACGGGCGCGGGCGATTGCTTTCTGGCCGCGCATCTGGCAGCGGCGCTGTCGAACCAGCCGCGCCAAACGGCGTTGCGTCAGGCGGTCGAGGCGTCGGCCGCGCATGTTTCCGGAAAGGACGTTCCATGA
- a CDS encoding pseudouridine-5'-phosphate glycosidase: MIDTPLLFSPEVQQALTGNRPVVALESTIITHGMPYPQNLDMARDVEQTIRTEGAVPATIAVMDGQIHVGLTDEALERLARTPPDEVMKLSRADLAVCLATGRTGATTVAATMICAHLAGIAVFATGGIGGVHRGAEHSFDVSADLQELAQTPVTVVAAGAKAILDLPKTWEVLETLGVPVIAYGQDELPAFWSRSSGIPAPLRMDDPAGIAAAARMRARLGLGGGQLVANPIPPEDEITQAEILPVILKALDEAQTQGVAAKSVTPFLLQRIFEMTEGRSLTSNIALVQNNARLGARIAIEMAKPA, from the coding sequence ATGATCGACACCCCGCTGCTTTTTTCCCCCGAAGTTCAGCAGGCGCTGACCGGCAACCGCCCGGTGGTGGCGCTGGAATCCACGATCATCACCCACGGCATGCCCTATCCGCAGAATCTGGACATGGCGCGCGACGTGGAACAGACGATCCGCACCGAAGGCGCGGTGCCCGCCACCATCGCGGTGATGGATGGCCAGATCCATGTCGGGCTGACCGATGAGGCCCTGGAACGGCTGGCCCGGACCCCGCCCGACGAGGTGATGAAGCTGAGTCGCGCCGATCTGGCCGTCTGCCTGGCGACCGGGCGCACCGGTGCGACGACCGTGGCCGCCACCATGATCTGCGCCCATCTGGCCGGGATCGCGGTGTTCGCGACCGGCGGCATCGGCGGTGTGCATCGCGGCGCGGAACACAGTTTCGACGTGTCGGCGGATCTGCAGGAACTGGCGCAGACACCCGTCACGGTGGTCGCGGCCGGCGCCAAGGCGATCCTCGATCTGCCCAAGACGTGGGAGGTGCTGGAAACCCTCGGCGTGCCGGTGATCGCTTACGGTCAGGACGAACTGCCCGCCTTCTGGTCGCGCAGCAGCGGCATTCCCGCGCCGCTGCGCATGGACGATCCGGCCGGGATCGCCGCCGCCGCACGGATGCGCGCCCGGCTTGGCCTGGGCGGGGGCCAGTTGGTCGCCAACCCGATCCCGCCCGAGGACGAGATCACGCAGGCCGAGATTCTGCCGGTGATCCTGAAGGCGCTGGACGAGGCCCAGACGCAGGGCGTGGCCGCGAAATCGGTGACGCCCTTCCTGCTGCAACGCATCTTCGAGATGACCGAGGGCAGGTCGCTGACCTCGAACATCGCGCTGGTGCAGAACAACGCGCGACTGGGCGCGCGGATCGCCATCGAAATGGCGAAACCGGCCTGA
- a CDS encoding DUF502 domain-containing protein — translation MRPPDPRPLQRTPRRPRLLVRMRANFLAGLVVVAPIGITVWLIWTLTGWMDSWVLPLIPARWRPEQYIGINLRGVGVVFFLLFTVVIGWAAKGWVGRSLLRTGETLVNRMPIVRSIYGALKQIAETILSQSEARFDRACLIEYPRKGLWAVGFVTAPAKGELPQVAGEPLLAVFVPTTPNPTSGFLIYAPARAVKVLDMSVEDAAKLVISAGLVYPTTPEPRNSSDRSTVS, via the coding sequence ATGCGCCCGCCAGATCCCAGACCCCTGCAACGGACGCCCCGGCGGCCCCGCCTGCTGGTCCGGATGCGCGCCAATTTCCTGGCCGGGCTGGTGGTGGTCGCGCCCATCGGCATCACCGTGTGGCTGATCTGGACGCTGACCGGCTGGATGGACAGTTGGGTTCTGCCGCTGATCCCCGCGCGCTGGCGGCCCGAACAATATATCGGCATCAACCTGCGCGGCGTCGGCGTCGTGTTCTTCCTGCTGTTCACGGTCGTGATCGGATGGGCCGCCAAGGGCTGGGTCGGCCGGTCGCTGCTGCGCACGGGCGAGACGCTGGTGAACCGGATGCCGATCGTGCGGTCGATCTATGGCGCGCTGAAGCAGATCGCCGAAACCATCCTGTCGCAGTCCGAGGCCCGTTTCGACCGCGCCTGCCTGATCGAATATCCGCGCAAGGGGCTGTGGGCGGTGGGCTTTGTCACCGCCCCCGCCAAGGGCGAGTTGCCGCAGGTGGCGGGCGAGCCGCTGCTGGCGGTGTTCGTGCCGACGACGCCGAACCCGACATCGGGCTTTCTGATCTATGCGCCCGCCCGCGCCGTCAAGGTGCTGGACATGTCGGTCGAGGATGCCGCCAAGCTGGTGATCTCGGCCGGTCTGGTCTATCCCACGACGCCCGAGCCGCGGAACAGTTCGGACAGATCGACCGTGTCCTGA
- a CDS encoding patatin-like phospholipase family protein, whose product MKEKHINLALQGGGAHGAFAWGVLDRLLQEDWLHLAAISGTSAGALNAAAVKGGLSCHSGPAGRRAAQRNLEYLWNEVCQLSDNRLVRWMHSLMPMPRGMHRLTEMFSPAAWLDGLSRIFSPYDYGPFYVNPLGPVLRELPYPDFGNDRGPELFVTATNVRTGRIRVFTRKAVTTDAVLASACLPTLFRAVEIQDTDTGQLEAFWDGGFTGNPALFPLYRQELPRDIVIVNINPLMRDGVPRTPVEISDRVNEVSFNSSLMAELRAINFVKRLHAEQRLTSRGMKNPLIHMILDDTLMNDLNARSKMMPAPGLMARMKEAGQVSADTFLNDHADALNVQDTVDLSELFRGSGVVG is encoded by the coding sequence GTGAAAGAGAAACACATCAATCTGGCCTTGCAGGGCGGCGGCGCGCATGGCGCATTTGCCTGGGGGGTGCTGGACCGGCTTTTGCAGGAAGACTGGCTGCATTTGGCCGCGATCAGCGGCACCTCGGCCGGGGCGCTGAACGCGGCGGCGGTCAAGGGCGGGCTGTCGTGCCATTCCGGGCCGGCCGGGCGGCGCGCGGCGCAGCGGAATCTGGAATATCTGTGGAACGAGGTCTGCCAGCTGTCGGACAACCGTCTGGTGCGCTGGATGCATTCGCTGATGCCGATGCCGCGCGGCATGCACCGCCTGACCGAGATGTTCTCGCCCGCCGCGTGGCTGGACGGGCTGAGCCGGATCTTCAGCCCGTATGATTACGGCCCGTTCTATGTCAATCCGCTGGGGCCGGTCCTGCGCGAACTGCCCTATCCCGATTTCGGCAACGACCGCGGCCCGGAACTGTTCGTGACCGCGACCAATGTCCGCACCGGGCGGATCAGGGTCTTCACCCGCAAGGCGGTGACCACGGATGCGGTGCTTGCCTCGGCCTGCCTGCCGACCCTGTTCCGCGCGGTCGAGATCCAGGATACCGATACCGGCCAGCTGGAGGCGTTCTGGGACGGCGGCTTCACCGGCAACCCGGCGCTGTTTCCGCTGTATCGGCAGGAATTGCCGCGCGACATCGTGATCGTAAACATCAACCCGCTGATGCGCGACGGCGTGCCGCGCACCCCGGTCGAGATTTCGGACCGCGTCAACGAGGTCAGCTTCAACAGTTCGCTGATGGCCGAGTTGCGCGCGATCAATTTCGTCAAGCGTCTGCATGCCGAACAGCGCCTGACCTCTCGCGGGATGAAAAACCCGCTGATCCACATGATCCTGGACGACACGCTGATGAACGATCTGAACGCGCGGTCCAAGATGATGCCCGCACCGGGACTGATGGCGCGGATGAAAGAGGCGGGTCAGGTCTCGGCCGACACGTTCCTGAACGATCATGCCGATGCGCTGAACGTTCAGGACACGGTCGATCTGTCCGAACTGTTCCGCGGCTCGGGCGTCGTGGGATAG
- the prfB gene encoding peptide chain release factor 2 produces MRAETQSTIESIRKSLSLLGQRMDWQTAPHRLEEMNAMIEDGDLWSDPVRAQKLMRDRQALLDAIETYRRIEADLNANAEMVELAEEEGDADLVAEAEGNLKSLSEMARQKELEALLNGEADANDTFLEIHAGAGGTESCDWAAMLARMYVRWAEKKGYEVELISETAGEEAGIRSAVYRIGGHNAYGWLKSESGVHRLVRISPYDSAARRHTSFSSVWVYPVVDENIEITVPDNEIRIDTYRSSGAGGQHVNTTDSAVRITHLPTGIVVTSSEKSQHQNRANAMAALKSRLYQMELDRRHAEINAQHAAKGDAGWGNQIRSYVLHPYQMVKDLRTGEETSDTQGVLDGALDAFMAATLALDVSGKSRAEAQAED; encoded by the coding sequence ATGCGTGCCGAGACGCAGTCCACGATCGAGTCCATTCGCAAATCGCTGTCCCTGCTGGGGCAGCGCATGGACTGGCAGACCGCGCCGCATCGTCTGGAAGAGATGAACGCGATGATCGAGGATGGCGATCTGTGGTCCGACCCGGTGCGTGCGCAAAAGCTGATGCGCGACAGACAGGCGCTGCTGGACGCGATCGAGACCTATCGACGGATCGAGGCCGATCTGAACGCCAATGCCGAGATGGTCGAACTGGCCGAGGAAGAGGGCGATGCCGATCTGGTAGCCGAGGCCGAGGGCAACCTGAAATCGCTGTCCGAGATGGCGCGGCAGAAGGAGCTTGAGGCGCTGCTGAACGGCGAGGCGGACGCCAACGACACGTTCCTGGAAATCCATGCGGGCGCGGGCGGCACCGAAAGCTGCGACTGGGCCGCGATGCTGGCGCGGATGTATGTGCGCTGGGCCGAGAAGAAGGGATACGAGGTCGAACTGATCAGCGAAACCGCGGGCGAAGAGGCGGGGATCCGCAGCGCCGTCTATCGCATCGGCGGGCACAACGCCTATGGCTGGCTGAAATCGGAAAGCGGGGTGCACCGGCTGGTCCGGATCAGCCCCTATGACAGCGCGGCGCGACGCCATACCTCGTTCTCGTCCGTCTGGGTCTATCCGGTGGTGGACGAGAATATCGAGATCACCGTGCCCGACAACGAGATCCGGATCGACACCTATCGGTCATCGGGCGCGGGTGGCCAGCACGTCAACACCACCGATTCGGCGGTGCGGATCACCCACCTGCCGACCGGGATCGTCGTGACCAGTTCGGAAAAATCGCAACACCAGAACCGCGCGAACGCGATGGCGGCGCTGAAATCGCGCCTCTACCAGATGGAACTGGACCGCCGCCATGCCGAGATCAACGCCCAGCACGCCGCCAAGGGCGATGCCGGCTGGGGCAACCAGATCCGGTCCTATGTGCTGCATCCCTATCAGATGGTGAAGGACCTGCGCACCGGCGAGGAAACCAGCGACACGCAGGGCGTGCTGGACGGGGCGCTGGATGCGTTCATGGCCGCGACCCTGGCGCTGGACGTGTCGGGAAAAAGCCGCGCCGAGGCGCAGGCCGAGGATTGA